Below is a genomic region from Staphylococcus carnosus.
AAAAAGAATTGTAGACGAAATTAATGGAAAGCTAGGATATGATATAAATACTGAAACTATTCAATTATTCTCATTTTTTATTGGCTATCATTTTGATAAATTTGATTTAGGGGTTCAACAACTTTTTATTGAAAGTTATATTAATCTGTTGATTGAAAAAATGGAAAATAGAATCAGTGTGCAATTTACCAAAGATAAAACACTTAAAGAAAACTTATATTCACACTTTAGTCGAACATATTTAAGAATAATGAAAGATGTATATCTAAATAATCCATTAACAAAAGAGATTAAGACACTATATCCATTTGTTTTCAACGTACTTTATGAAATTGTGCAGAGAATGTCAGACGATTCTGGTGTTGAATTGACTGAAGATGAAATCGCATTTTTAACCATCCATTTTCAATCATCTATAGATAGAAATGAACAAGATGTTATTAAAGTTGTTATTGCGTGCTTTTACGGTATCGGTATTTCTCAATTATTAGCTACAAAAATTTCGAAATTCAGCAATCGTATTGAAGTGATAGATACACTTAAATTAGAAGAGATTGAACAGTATGATTTTAGTCATATTGATTTATTAATGACTACACATCAGCCTGAAAATAACAAAATACCGAATCATTTAGAATTGTTGCAAGTGACTCCTTTGTTTAATGATAATGATCAACATCAGTTACAACAGTTTATGAATAGAAAATTAAAACCAACAATGCATATTGACGAAATGGCGGAAGTTAATTTTATAGTTGGAAGTACTGAAGACCAAGAGATAACAATGCCTTTAATTTTTCAAAAAGCAGATGAAATTTTGAATCATAACCATGCGTTGATTGATGGATACATTGAAACTGCACTAGAGCGGGAAAAAATGTCTTCTACGTATATTGGTAAAGAAATTGCTATTCCACATGGGGACCCAGAAAAGGTTTCAAAATCACATGTTATTATCTTTAGAAGTAATAAAGGTTTTTACTGGAAAGAGAATAAAGTTAAGCTTGTATTCTTTTTAGCAATCGCGCAAAGAGATATTGAACTTACGAAACGTATTATCCAAACGATAGCACATATAGATGAAAAGAAAATCAATGAACTTATATATTTGGATGATACGAAATTTAAAGCTGAATTATTAAACTTGATTAAGGGATAATTGCCACTAGTAACGGCAATTATCTTTTTTTATGCCTTAATGTTAGCGCTTACAATAAAAATAAGGAGTGTGATTAAGATGAAAATTTTAGCGATTACATCTTGTCCGAATGGTATCGCTCACACATATATGGCTCAAGAAAAATTAGAACAAGCAGCTAAAGAAATGGGTGTAGATATTAAAGTTGAGACACAAGGTGGCGTTGGAGCAGAAAATGTATTAACAGCAAAAGAAATCAGAGAAGCTGATGGAATTATTATAGCGGCAGATAGACAAGTAGATCTATCACGCTTTAATGGAAAACGTCTAATTAACGAAAATGTTAGGGAAGGTATTCATCATCCTAAAGAATTGATTCAACGTATCATTGACCAAAATGCGCCTATTCATCACGAAAAAGGTGCTTCTGATAATGATTCATATGAAGAAGAAGAAAAGAAAAGCGGCGTTCAAATGGTATATCAACATTTGATGAACGGTGTATCATTTATGGTTCCATTTATCGTAGTTGGTGGGCTATTAATTGCAATCGCTTTAACACTAGGCGGTGAGCCTTCAGCAAAAGGTTTAGTCATTCCTGATGATTCATTCTGGAAATCTATTGAGAAAATTGGAGCATTGTCTTTTAGCTTTATGGTTCCTATTTTAGCGGGATATATCGCTTATAGTATAGCTGATAAACCAGGTCTAGTACCCGGTATGATTGGTGGAGCAATTGCAGCAGACGGTAGCTTTTATGGAAGTGAAGCAGGCGCAGGATTCTTAGGCGGTATCGTGGCAGGTTTCCTTGCAGGTTATATTGCTAAATGGATTAAAAATGTTAAAGTTCCAAAAGCAATGGCACCAATTATGCCAATCATTATCATACCAATAATTTCTTCAGTTATTGTTGGTCTTATATTTATTTTCTTAATAGGTGCACCAATTTCAGGCATATTCACTGCTTTAACAGGTTGGTTAAAAGGTATGCAAGGTGCTAATATCGTTGTCCTAGCACTAATTATAGGTGCAATGATTGCCTTTGATATGGGTGGACCAGTTAACAAAGTAGCCTTTTTATTTGGTTCAGCTTTAATTGCTGAAGGTAACTATGCAGTTATGGGTATGGTTGCTGTTGCGGTATGTACACCTCCAATCGGTTTAGGTTTAGCAACATTTTTACAAAAAGGTAAATTCAATAATTCAGAACAAGAAATGGGTAAAGCTTCATTCACAATGGGGTTATTTGGTATTACTGAAGGTGCAATTCCATTTGCTGCACAAGACCCGCTTCGTATCATCCCAGCCAATATGATCGGAGCAATGGTAGCAGCAGTTATCGCTGCATTAGGCGGCGTAGGAGACAGAGTAGCACACGGTGGACCTATCGTA
It encodes:
- a CDS encoding BglG family transcription antiterminator, with translation MIERQIKLIQLFLNNEYQFLTSDEVASFLDVSNRTIRNDIKYINSSFLKDVIKSIKSRGYHLDTDRYSVEYIESSLKDYTDKDNKILLTLAYQLLMHEEQLTLIKLEKEYHLTKNEMLDYLNRIKAWCEKFDVIINMKQRKGLEVIGSETDINNAILHLNQLSSHENSVETLILNELPKAHVQIIKEIIKRTLGEFGVKTSDIQIEQLIIHLILIMKRRQSQNELISEEVNDEAFNISKRIVDEINGKLGYDINTETIQLFSFFIGYHFDKFDLGVQQLFIESYINLLIEKMENRISVQFTKDKTLKENLYSHFSRTYLRIMKDVYLNNPLTKEIKTLYPFVFNVLYEIVQRMSDDSGVELTEDEIAFLTIHFQSSIDRNEQDVIKVVIACFYGIGISQLLATKISKFSNRIEVIDTLKLEEIEQYDFSHIDLLMTTHQPENNKIPNHLELLQVTPLFNDNDQHQLQQFMNRKLKPTMHIDEMAEVNFIVGSTEDQEITMPLIFQKADEILNHNHALIDGYIETALEREKMSSTYIGKEIAIPHGDPEKVSKSHVIIFRSNKGFYWKENKVKLVFFLAIAQRDIELTKRIIQTIAHIDEKKINELIYLDDTKFKAELLNLIKG
- a CDS encoding PTS fructose transporter subunit IIABC, whose translation is MKILAITSCPNGIAHTYMAQEKLEQAAKEMGVDIKVETQGGVGAENVLTAKEIREADGIIIAADRQVDLSRFNGKRLINENVREGIHHPKELIQRIIDQNAPIHHEKGASDNDSYEEEEKKSGVQMVYQHLMNGVSFMVPFIVVGGLLIAIALTLGGEPSAKGLVIPDDSFWKSIEKIGALSFSFMVPILAGYIAYSIADKPGLVPGMIGGAIAADGSFYGSEAGAGFLGGIVAGFLAGYIAKWIKNVKVPKAMAPIMPIIIIPIISSVIVGLIFIFLIGAPISGIFTALTGWLKGMQGANIVVLALIIGAMIAFDMGGPVNKVAFLFGSALIAEGNYAVMGMVAVAVCTPPIGLGLATFLQKGKFNNSEQEMGKASFTMGLFGITEGAIPFAAQDPLRIIPANMIGAMVAAVIAALGGVGDRVAHGGPIVAVLGGIQHVLWFFVAVIIGSLITMFTVLLFKKNTPVAVLEGEGVVEDGIGDGQSHSNNQVAESRTENNEQKDDDSVFHKDLIELRQESMQRDNAIDQLLEKLKDAGYIESLDKVKEAVLQREAESTTAIGMNVAIPHAKSDAVKQPAVAVLQDKQGIEWESLDGTSPKIVFLIVVPNNSNDTHLKLLQRLSRALMDDETRENLINATTKDEIYNILKMI